From Lactobacillus sp. PV012:
AGGAATTCAGGAGAGAATGCATCGCGGTATTACAATTTTGCATGATGCTGAAGGTGGTTTTAGTCACACAGAAAAAACTGTCTTATTAATGATAGTGGATCGTTATGATATGTATGATATTTATAATATTGTTAAGAAAAACGACCCCTATGCTTTTATGAGCACTACAGAAGTTTCGAAAGTTTACGGAAGATTTATTGAACAAAAACCTGTTTAGTTTTTTATAATAAAATGAATCTTTAGTATTGACCGTTGAAGTTCGGTTAGCTATAATTTATATATATTGTTGTGACACACTAAGTTGTGTCAAGAAATGGAAGGAGGGATCACACATGGCCAAGACAATCGTTCACGAAAACGAGTCTATTGATGATGCTCTTCGTCGTTTCAAACGTTCCGTTTCTAGAAGTGGTACCTTGCAAGAATACCGCAAACGTGAATTTTACGAAAAACCTAGTGTTAAGCGTAAGTTAAAATCTGAAGCAGCACGTAAGCGTAGACATTATTAATAAA
This genomic window contains:
- the rpsU gene encoding 30S ribosomal protein S21 produces the protein MAKTIVHENESIDDALRRFKRSVSRSGTLQEYRKREFYEKPSVKRKLKSEAARKRRHY